CGAAACCAAAGAAGCGATTATCTGGTATCAACGTTTGTTAACACTGTCCCGATCAGGCCTGGTACAGCCATTTGATCAATGGTTCATTGAAGCATTAAAAAATGCCAGTCAACCCGAGTGGCGCCCACGGATTACTTCCGGGCCGTTACATGTACGGGAAGCGCAATTTACTTTTGACAATGAAGGGACGGATTATATTACAGCTACAAATCCTTTCCGTCCGCACCCTTATCCCTGGTTCTCACGCATCTTACACTGGCCTGATTCTGCTGCTTCTGGCGTTACGCTTGGACGAGGCTACGATATGGGAAGGCGAAGCGCAGGTGAAATTTTTGCAACGCTCAGACAGGCAGGGATAGAAGAATACAAAGCCATTCTGGCATCTAAAGCTGCTTTTCTGAAAGGACGAGAGGCTGCAAGTTTCGTGAAATTTTATGGGCCGCTTTTCGGCGAGATTACGCACCAGCAACAGATAAGACTGTTTGAAATTGCTATACAATTTTATATTTCCGAGGCGAAAAGGATCTTTAATGGACGCAAAGCGAGAATGATGTCTGCCATATGCTGGGAAAAGATGCGTGTCAGATTAAAAGATATATACATCGATAGTTTGTATCAGGGATGTGAGTCAGCAGGTGAATTTGCCCGGTTGATTTTACTCGACGATCTGAAACCGGTGCGTTTATATCTGAAAACAGATCGCGCACAGATGAACTCGCACGGAAGAAACTTAAAAAGGTTGCAATATATCAATGAGTTATAAGCCACCTATTTTTCTGTCCATCCTGCTGCTGTCGTCCACCTTTGTTTCTGCCTCGTCCATCATTTATGGAGAGGCTGCGGACATGTGTGCGAAGAGCGCGGATTATGCCGCCGGAACGCGATGTCTTGAGAGGCAGCGCAAGCAAACGGAGCAGGCGCTACAACAGACGCTGGCGGCGGCGCTGAAGCAGGTACAGTCGGAAGACTGGCTGGA
This DNA window, taken from Cronobacter universalis NCTC 9529, encodes the following:
- a CDS encoding peptidoglycan-binding protein; this translates as MKRNFHEPRVLRLQSSVGVCGVNYADDVKALQELMMKAGYQTATGRSLKVDGICNNETKEAIIWYQRLLTLSRSGLVQPFDQWFIEALKNASQPEWRPRITSGPLHVREAQFTFDNEGTDYITATNPFRPHPYPWFSRILHWPDSAASGVTLGRGYDMGRRSAGEIFATLRQAGIEEYKAILASKAAFLKGREAASFVKFYGPLFGEITHQQQIRLFEIAIQFYISEAKRIFNGRKARMMSAICWEKMRVRLKDIYIDSLYQGCESAGEFARLILLDDLKPVRLYLKTDRAQMNSHGRNLKRLQYINEL